The following coding sequences are from one Triplophysa dalaica isolate WHDGS20190420 chromosome 12, ASM1584641v1, whole genome shotgun sequence window:
- the LOC130432814 gene encoding CMRF35-like molecule 8 — protein sequence MFGKLSIVVILLTVLGGTFCELNLRTYKGQTAKIECAYTAENIFNAKYFFKVSAGPNIKSIYSLKGRRVLRDGRVSMSDDFQRKIISISIFELTESDSGHYACAIGKGHSLETFAVVRLSVMTAPQIVNIEKPSIPTVRPFLSPFSETSKSVNAVTEMSKEQEVLTVFSDWWRTPLYVLSFLIVVLLSCGLILLLYQTLWKRSSQNKRHKKTASKGNDNSKNYQKTEKEYNELDVCRKFPDSIYHNLNKKQCDLI from the exons atgtttggcAAATTGTCCATTGTCGTCATTCTCCTTACAg TTCTTGGTGGTACATTTTGTGAACTCAATTTAAGGACATACAAGGGTCAGACGGCCAAAATCGAATGCGCTTACACGGCGGAGAACATCTTCAACGCAAAGTACTTCTTCAAAGTGTCAGCAGGCCCCAACATCAAATCCATATACAGCTTAAAAGGACGAAGGGTCTTGCGTGATGGCAGAGTATCAATGAGTGATGATTTTCAGAGGAAAATTATCTCTATATCTATATTCGAATTGACTGAAAGTGATTCAGGACACTATGCTTGTGCAATTGGCAAAGGTCACAGTCTGGAAACTTTTGCTGTGGTTAGACTTTCTGTAATGACAG CCCCTCAAATAGTAAACATAGAAAAACCTTCCATCCCAACTGTGAGACCGTTCCTCAGTCCATTCTCAGAGACATCGAAAAGTGTCAATG CTGTTACTGAAATGTCCAAAGAACAAGAAGTGTTAACAGTATTTTCAG ATTGGTGGAGGACTCCTCTTTATGTTCTCTCATTTCTGATTGTGGTTCTATTGTCATGTGGACTGATACTGCTACTTTACCAAACACTTTGGAAAAGAT CATCTcaaaacaaaagacacaaaaagacAGCGAGTAAGGGG AATGATAACAGTAAAAACTACCAGAAAACGGAAAAGGAGTACAATGAATTAGATGTCTGCAGAAAGTTTCCAGACTCAATATACCACAACCTCAACAAGAAGCAGTGTGATCTAATTTAG